Proteins from a genomic interval of Physeter macrocephalus isolate SW-GA chromosome 21, ASM283717v5, whole genome shotgun sequence:
- the LOC102995129 gene encoding spindlin-2, translated as MKTPNSQEAEGQQTRAVAGRATGSANMTKRKASQKKQRGRPSSQPRRNIVGCRISHGWKEGDEPITQWKGTVLDQVPINPSLYLVKYDGIDCVYGLELHRDERVLSLKILSDRVASSQVSDANLANTIIGKAVEHMFEGEHGSKDEWRGMVLAQAPIMKAWFYITYEKDPVLYMYQLLDDYKEGDLRIMPESSESPPAEREPGGVVDGLIGKHVEYTKEDGSKRIGMVIHQVEAKPSVYFIKFDDDFHIYVYDLVKKS; from the coding sequence ATGAAAACCCCCAACTCGCAGGAGGCCGAAGGGCAACAAACCAGGGCAGTTGCAGGACGGGCCACTGGGTCTGCAAACATGACGAAGAGAAAAGCCTCCCAAAAGAAGCAGAGAGGCAGACCTTCGTCCCAGCCCCGCAGGAACATCGTGGGCTGCAGGATTTCACACGGATGGAAGGAAGGCGATGAGCCCATCACCCAGTGGAAAGGAACCGTTCTGGATCAGGTGCCTATAAATCCTTCTCTTTATCTGGTGAAATATGATGGAATTGACTGTGTCTATGGACTGGAACTTCACAGAGATGAAAGAGTTTTGTCTCTTAAAATTCTTTCCGACAGGGTGGCATCATCTCAAGTCAGTGATGCAAACCTTGCAAATACCATAATTGGTAAAGCTGTGGAACATATGTTTGAGGGTGAGCATGGTTCTAAGGATGAATGGAGAGGAATGGTCTTGGCCCAAGCACCTATCATGAAAGCCTGGTTTTATATTACCTATGAGAAAGATCCTGTCTTGTACATGTACCAGCTTCTAGATGATTATAAAGAAGGAGACCTCCGTATCATGCCAGAGTCCAGTGAGTCTCCTCCAGCAGAGAGGGAGCCAGGAGGAGTTGTAGATGGCCTGATAGGTAAACATGTGGAATATACCAAAGAAGATGGCTCCAAACGGATCGGCATGGTCATTCACCAAGTGGAAGCCAAACCCTCTGTGTATTTCATCAAGTTTGATGATGATTTCCATATCTATGTCTATGATTTGGTGAAAAAGTCCTAA